A single Lycium ferocissimum isolate CSIRO_LF1 unplaced genomic scaffold, AGI_CSIRO_Lferr_CH_V1 ctg7820, whole genome shotgun sequence DNA region contains:
- the LOC132045756 gene encoding uncharacterized mitochondrial protein AtMg00860-like, with protein sequence MDEHVIHLKCVFEVLRQEQLYANVAKCSFWVDEIVFLGFVVSSRGVEADESKIDAVKNWPTPKSIGDIRSFHRLASFYRRFVKGFSTIAAPLTEVIRKDRPFSWGVEQAKAFKTQKQMLSSAPLLQLPDFDKIFEIECDASKVGIGVVLMQDQKPIAYFSEKLKGAMLNYSTYDLELFDGFFFKNKRFCVPMSSWRELFVREAHNGGLMGYFGIDKTFRILE encoded by the exons TTTATGCTAATGTTGCTAAATGCTCTTTTTGGGTTGATGAAATtgttttcttgggttttgttgTTAGTTCAAGGGGCGTTGAGGCtgatgaatccaaaatagaCGCTGTTAAGAATTGGCCAACTCCTAAATCCATTGGTGATATTAGAAGTTTTCATAGATTGGCTAGTTTTTATAGGCGGTTTGTTAAGGGGTTTAGTACCATAGCCGCTCCTTTGACCGAGGTAATCCGAAAGGATAGACCTTTTTCTTGGGGTGTGGAGCAAGCAAAGGCTTTTAAAACTCAAAAACAAATGCTTAGCTCCGCACCGTTGTTGCAATTACCCGATTTTgacaaaatctttgaaattgaatgtgatgcTAGCAAAGTAGGTATTGGTGTCGTTTTGATGCAAGACCAAAAACCCATTGCCTATTTTAGTGAAAAGCTTAAGGGTGCGATGTTGAACTACTccacctatgatcttgaatt GTTTGAtggtttcttcttcaaaaacAAGCGTTTTTGTGTGCCCATGAGCTCTTGGAGGGAATTATTTGTGAGGGAGGCACACAATGGGGGATTGATGGGATATTTTGGGATTGATAAGACTTTTAGGATTCTTGAGTAG